In a single window of the Labrus mixtus chromosome 20, fLabMix1.1, whole genome shotgun sequence genome:
- the tlcd4b gene encoding TLC domain-containing protein 4-B, with the protein METRELTVVAGSFVVFQVLFSVASPLLSTAITPGYGRLPSTKLTEWNSRLVSTVHALIVGLFCLFILRFDDAVNADPVWGDPNLVKLNVAITCGYLIYDLVLLACNWSTMGDSFFVCHHLAALYAYGYVLTRGVLPYFANFRLISELSTPFVNQRWFFEALKYPRSHRLVVLNGMLMSLVFFLVRIAVMPSYWASVFATFGTQDFERLGFGAQVAWITSCIALDILNTVWMYKIARGCYKVMTGRGGRKSKEGTEAESISDKKHFNNHTD; encoded by the exons ATGGAGACGAGAGAGTTGACCGTGGTAGCTGGCAGCTTTGTGGTTTTCCAGGTTCTCTTCTCAGTGGCCAGCCCACTGCTCTCCACAGCCATCACACCAGGTTATGGACGTCTGCCTTCCACAAAGCTCACAGAGTGGAACTCCAG GTTGGTGTCAACTGTGCACGCCTTGATTGTGGGGctgttctgtctgttcatccTGCGGTTTGATGATGCAGTCAACGCGGACCCTGTCTG GGGCGACCCCAATCTTGTCAAACTAAATGTAGCCATAACCTGTGGTTACCTGATTTATG ACCTTGTGCTTCTTGCATGTAACTGGAGCACCATGGGGGACAGCTTTTTTGTGTGTCACCACTTGGCGGCGCTCTATGCATACGGATATGTGCTG ACACGTGGTGTGCTTCCCTACTTTGCCAACTTTCGTCTCATTTCAGAGTTGTCCACACCATTTGTGAACCAAAG gtggTTCTTTGAGGCATTAAAGTATCCCCGTTCACACCGGCTGGTGGTGTTAAACGGCATGTTGATGTCACTGGTGTTCTTCCTGGTTCGCATTGCTGTCATGCCGTCTTACTGGGCCAGTGTATTCGCCACCTTTGGCACCCAAGACTTTGAGCGGCTGGGCTTTGGCGCCCAGGTGGCATGGATTACCTCCTGCATCGCCCTGGATATTTTAAACACTGTCTGGATGTATAAGATCGCCCGTGGGTGCTACAAGGTTATGactggaagaggaggaagaaagagcaAAGAAGGAACAGAGGCAGAATCTATCTCTGATAAGAAGCACTTCAACAACCACACAGACTAA